The Caulobacter sp. FWC26 genome contains a region encoding:
- a CDS encoding MarR family transcriptional regulator, which translates to MYASVIHFSHLDVYARRIYYFGMEPEVAKYHFGALALAVAESIASVSASLSPSGSATAMMIFLSLEPGLPISVLATRIRLSHAGTVRLIDRLVQDDLVERRRNNADQRARLIHLTGSGERLTGALLKARERVIDECVSALSRGDLDILGTLSERLLSANGFDKSGSSSLCQLLGYGKQVHSGPVGQTGRSRRRNVAR; encoded by the coding sequence ATGTATGCGTCGGTCATACATTTCTCCCATCTTGATGTCTATGCGCGACGCATATATTATTTCGGAATGGAGCCTGAGGTCGCCAAATATCATTTTGGTGCTCTGGCGCTGGCGGTCGCCGAAAGCATCGCCAGCGTCTCGGCCTCGCTTTCACCCAGCGGCTCCGCGACCGCGATGATGATATTTCTGAGTTTGGAGCCTGGGCTTCCAATCAGTGTTCTAGCGACCCGGATTAGGCTGTCGCATGCTGGAACAGTGAGGCTGATCGACAGACTGGTACAGGACGATTTGGTGGAACGACGCCGGAATAATGCAGACCAACGCGCGCGACTTATCCACCTCACCGGTTCGGGGGAACGTCTGACTGGAGCTTTACTCAAAGCGCGAGAGCGCGTCATCGATGAGTGTGTCTCTGCGTTGTCGCGCGGAGATCTCGACATCCTCGGCACTCTATCCGAACGGCTGCTTTCAGCTAATGGGTTCGACAAATCCGGCTCTAGCAGCCTCTGCCAACTGCTCGGCTACGGAAAACAAGTCCATTCAGGACCCGTGGGCCAGACAGGGCGGTCCCGGCGCCGAAACGTTGCCCGTTGA